One segment of Clostridium botulinum DNA contains the following:
- a CDS encoding SDR family oxidoreductase, which translates to MKFPNSFPSQHQTNHPGLEYEMNPVPVYDDSNYNKDGDLLNNKVALITGGDSGIGRAVSIAYAKQGADIVIIYYNENRDAEETKKLIENIGRKCTIINGDIGKSEFCNEAIKRTISEYGKLDILVNNAAVQYECQDIKNLSDEQFDKTFKVNAYGTFYMTREALKYLKQGSCIINTASVVAFKGNETLIDYSMTKGAITAFTRSLALSLAKNKSGIRVNAVAPGPIWTPLIPSSFDSTKVTTFGADTPMGRAGQPVECAGAYVFLASECASYITGQTIHINGGEIVNS; encoded by the coding sequence ATGAAGTTTCCTAATTCATTTCCATCACAGCATCAGACTAATCATCCAGGGCTTGAATATGAGATGAACCCAGTACCAGTTTATGATGATTCTAATTACAATAAAGATGGTGATTTGTTAAACAATAAAGTAGCTTTAATTACTGGTGGAGATAGTGGTATTGGAAGAGCTGTATCAATAGCCTATGCTAAACAAGGAGCAGATATAGTAATTATTTATTATAATGAAAATAGGGATGCAGAAGAAACAAAAAAACTTATAGAAAATATAGGACGAAAGTGTACTATTATAAATGGTGATATTGGAAAATCAGAATTCTGTAATGAAGCTATTAAAAGAACTATAAGTGAATATGGGAAGTTAGATATTTTAGTAAATAATGCAGCTGTTCAATATGAATGTCAAGATATAAAGAATTTATCTGATGAACAATTTGACAAGACTTTTAAAGTCAATGCATATGGAACTTTTTATATGACTAGAGAGGCATTAAAATATTTAAAACAAGGAAGTTGTATAATAAATACTGCTTCTGTTGTAGCATTTAAGGGGAATGAAACATTAATTGATTATTCTATGACAAAGGGAGCTATAACTGCATTTACAAGATCATTAGCACTTTCTCTTGCAAAGAATAAAAGTGGAATAAGAGTAAATGCGGTTGCACCAGGACCAATTTGGACTCCTCTTATACCATCTAGTTTTGATTCAACTAAAGTAACTACATTTGGAGCAGATACTCCTATGGGGAGAGCGGGCCAACCAGTTGAATGTGCTGGAGCATATGTATTTTTAGCATCTGAATGTGCATCATACATTACAGGTCAAACAATACATATTAATGGTGGAGAAATAGTTAATTCATAA
- a CDS encoding methyl-accepting chemotaxis protein: MLKTIKSKLIFLVTMFVITIVFMGIYSTKTLSSVNKQSTIITQEFIPAMICSEELNVMTSDFRLLEYDHIISNTSEAMQEKENEMEEDKKEIQKSLDFYDTTIRAEEDKELFKTVKDEWNKYLELNKQVIDLSRELKTEEVMNIMNKESKEAFDKASSSLIKLANLNKKMTEEASLAGDKLSSGSIRINIIIISVLGVLSVVFGIMIINTIIKPLNMLKVELDSLAERGGDLTQEIEINSEDEIKDLSVSLNKFIQNLRNIIKQVNESSNSIENVTELIKDNVTKLNSDIEEVSATTEELAANMEETAASSEEMLATSQEIEEVVKSISQKSQEGAIKAGEISNRAEDTKINVQASEMKSTELFKSTKIELEEAIQESKVVEEINVLSESIMQITSQTNLLALNAAIEAARAGEAGKGFSVVAEEIRKLAEQSKDTVIEIQNITGKVTSAVGNLSSSSDKLLKFMSIDVYNDYKKMLDVADKYSEDAEFVDSLVTDFSSSSEELLASLQEVIKTIDGVSQAANEGAGGTTDIASSILQVNDKSNSVLENSLKSQENAKKLKEEISKFKI; this comes from the coding sequence ATGTTAAAAACAATAAAAAGTAAGTTGATTTTTTTAGTAACTATGTTTGTAATTACAATTGTATTTATGGGGATATATTCAACAAAAACTTTAAGTAGTGTAAATAAGCAATCAACAATTATAACACAAGAGTTTATACCAGCAATGATATGCTCAGAAGAATTGAATGTTATGACATCGGATTTTAGATTACTTGAATATGATCATATTATTTCGAATACTTCAGAAGCTATGCAAGAAAAAGAAAATGAAATGGAAGAAGATAAGAAAGAAATACAAAAAAGTTTAGATTTCTATGATACCACAATAAGAGCTGAAGAGGATAAAGAATTATTTAAAACGGTTAAAGATGAATGGAATAAGTATTTAGAATTAAATAAACAAGTTATAGATTTAAGCCGAGAATTAAAAACTGAAGAAGTAATGAATATAATGAATAAAGAGTCAAAGGAAGCCTTTGATAAAGCTTCATCATCTTTAATAAAATTAGCTAATCTTAATAAAAAAATGACTGAAGAGGCTAGTTTAGCAGGCGATAAATTATCTAGTGGTTCAATTAGAATAAATATTATAATTATATCGGTATTAGGAGTATTAAGTGTAGTTTTCGGAATTATGATAATTAATACTATTATAAAACCACTAAATATGTTAAAAGTAGAGTTAGATTCATTAGCAGAAAGAGGCGGAGATTTAACTCAAGAGATAGAAATAAATTCAGAAGATGAAATAAAAGATCTTTCAGTGAGTTTGAATAAATTTATACAAAATTTAAGGAATATTATAAAACAAGTTAATGAAAGTTCTAATAGTATAGAAAATGTTACGGAACTTATAAAGGATAATGTTACAAAGTTAAATTCAGATATAGAGGAAGTATCAGCTACTACAGAAGAACTTGCTGCAAATATGGAAGAAACAGCGGCTTCATCTGAAGAAATGCTAGCAACATCACAGGAAATTGAAGAAGTGGTTAAATCTATTTCTCAAAAATCTCAAGAAGGGGCTATTAAAGCAGGAGAGATAAGCAATAGAGCGGAAGATACTAAAATAAATGTACAAGCTTCAGAGATGAAGTCAACTGAATTATTTAAAAGTACAAAAATAGAATTAGAAGAGGCAATACAAGAATCAAAAGTTGTTGAAGAAATAAATGTACTTTCAGAATCAATAATGCAAATAACTTCACAAACTAATCTTCTTGCATTAAACGCAGCTATAGAAGCAGCTAGAGCAGGAGAAGCAGGAAAAGGATTTTCAGTTGTTGCTGAAGAGATAAGAAAGCTTGCAGAGCAATCAAAGGATACTGTAATAGAAATTCAAAATATAACAGGAAAAGTAACAAGTGCAGTTGGAAATCTTTCTAGTAGCTCAGATAAATTGCTGAAATTTATGTCTATAGATGTTTATAATGATTATAAGAAGATGTTAGATGTAGCAGATAAATACAGCGAAGATGCTGAGTTTGTTGATAGTCTTGTAACTGATTTTAGTTCAAGTTCAGAGGAACTTTTAGCATCGTTACAAGAAGTAATTAAAACAATAGATGGAGTTTCACAAGCTGCAAATGAAGGAGCTGGAGGTACTACAGATATTGCAAGTAGTATTTTACAAGTCAATGATAAATCTAATAGTGTTTTAGAGAATTCATTAAAATCACAAGAAAATGCTAAAAAATTAAAAGAAGAAATTTCTAAGTTTAAAATTTAG
- the gltA gene encoding NADPH-dependent glutamate synthase, whose product MDMKERMVRVPVREQNPKVRATNFEEVCLGYNEEEAIKEASRCLNCKNPKCVEGCPVSINIPGFISHVKEGNFEESAKEVSKYSALPAVCGRVCPQESQCEGKCVLGIKGDSVSIGKLERFTADWASTNDVDLSETASKNGIKVAVIGSGPSGLTCAGDLAKKGYDVTIFEALHKAGGVLEYGIPEFRLPKEKVVKNEVDNIRKLGVKIETNVIVGRTITIDELFEEEGFKAVFIGSGAGLPKFMGIEGENANGVCSANEFLTRVNLMKAAVDGYDTPVRAGKKVAIVGGGNVAMDAARTALRLGAESHIVYRRGESELPARVEEVHHAKEEGVIFDVLTNPKEILVDENGWVKGMKCIKMELGEPDESGRRSPVEIAGSEFIIDVDTVIMSLGTSPNPLISSTTQGLEINKRRCIIAEDETGLTSKEGVYAGGDAVTGAATVILAMGAGKKAAQAIDEYLTK is encoded by the coding sequence ATGGATATGAAAGAGAGAATGGTAAGAGTACCTGTAAGAGAACAAAATCCAAAAGTTAGAGCAACAAATTTTGAAGAAGTTTGTTTAGGATATAATGAAGAAGAGGCAATTAAAGAAGCTTCAAGATGTCTAAATTGTAAAAATCCTAAATGTGTAGAAGGCTGTCCAGTATCTATTAATATTCCAGGATTTATTTCACATGTTAAAGAAGGTAATTTTGAAGAATCTGCAAAAGAAGTTTCAAAGTATAGTGCACTACCAGCAGTTTGTGGTAGAGTATGTCCTCAAGAAAGCCAATGTGAAGGGAAATGTGTTTTGGGAATAAAAGGTGATTCAGTATCAATTGGTAAGCTTGAAAGATTTACAGCCGATTGGGCAAGTACCAATGATGTAGATTTAAGTGAAACAGCATCTAAAAATGGAATAAAGGTAGCTGTTATAGGAAGTGGTCCATCAGGACTAACTTGTGCAGGAGACTTAGCTAAAAAAGGATATGATGTTACTATATTTGAAGCACTTCATAAAGCTGGTGGAGTTTTAGAATATGGTATACCAGAATTCAGACTTCCAAAAGAAAAAGTAGTTAAAAATGAAGTTGATAATATAAGAAAACTTGGTGTTAAGATTGAAACTAATGTTATTGTAGGTAGAACAATAACAATTGATGAACTTTTTGAAGAAGAAGGTTTCAAAGCAGTATTTATAGGTTCAGGAGCAGGTCTTCCTAAATTCATGGGAATAGAAGGAGAAAATGCAAATGGAGTATGTTCTGCAAATGAGTTCTTAACAAGAGTAAACTTAATGAAAGCAGCAGTTGATGGATATGATACACCTGTTAGAGCAGGTAAAAAGGTTGCTATAGTTGGTGGTGGAAATGTTGCTATGGATGCAGCAAGAACTGCATTAAGACTTGGAGCAGAAAGCCATATAGTATACAGAAGAGGTGAATCAGAACTTCCAGCAAGAGTTGAAGAAGTACATCATGCTAAAGAAGAAGGTGTAATTTTTGATGTTTTAACTAATCCAAAAGAAATATTAGTAGATGAAAATGGATGGGTTAAAGGAATGAAATGCATTAAGATGGAACTTGGAGAGCCAGATGAATCTGGAAGAAGAAGTCCAGTTGAAATTGCAGGATCAGAATTTATTATTGATGTAGATACTGTAATAATGTCACTTGGAACATCACCAAATCCATTAATATCTTCAACAACTCAAGGATTAGAAATAAATAAGAGAAGATGTATAATTGCTGAAGATGAAACTGGATTGACATCAAAAGAAGGTGTTTATGCTGGTGGAGATGCAGTAACTGGTGCTGCAACAGTAATTCTTGCTATGGGAGCAGGAAAAAAAGCAGCTCAAGCAATTGATGAATACTTAACTAAATAA
- a CDS encoding 2,3-butanediol dehydrogenase, protein MKAALWYAKKDVRVEEIEEPKVTSNGVKIKVKWCGICGSDLHEYLGGPIFIPVGQPHPLSGTTAPVVLGHEFSGDIVEVGENVTKFKVGDRVIVEPIVACGKCPACLEGKYNLCSSLGFHGLCGSGGGLAEYTVFPEEFIHKIPDEMSYEQAALVEPMAVALHSIRVGNFKIGDTALVLGSGPIGLATIECLKAAGAKLVVVLQRKSIRQEYAKRAGADVVLDPNEVDIAEEVKKLTNGLGVDVAFETTGAQIGFDTGINSLKFEGTMVITSIWENGVTFNPNALVFTEKKIVGTLAYRHEFPATMAQMNDGRIKAEGYVTKRIHLDDIVEEGFGALTGPEKKKHVKILVTPDKGLL, encoded by the coding sequence ATGAAAGCAGCATTATGGTATGCAAAGAAAGACGTTAGAGTAGAAGAAATTGAAGAACCAAAGGTTACAAGCAATGGTGTGAAAATAAAAGTAAAATGGTGTGGGATATGTGGATCAGACTTACATGAATATTTAGGAGGACCTATATTTATTCCAGTAGGACAGCCTCATCCATTAAGTGGAACAACTGCACCAGTAGTTTTAGGTCATGAATTTTCAGGTGATATTGTAGAAGTTGGTGAAAATGTAACAAAGTTTAAGGTTGGAGATAGAGTAATTGTTGAACCTATAGTTGCATGTGGAAAATGTCCAGCATGTTTAGAAGGAAAATATAATTTATGTTCATCTTTAGGATTCCATGGTCTTTGTGGCAGTGGTGGAGGACTTGCAGAATATACAGTTTTCCCAGAAGAGTTTATACATAAAATACCAGATGAAATGTCTTATGAACAAGCAGCTTTAGTTGAACCAATGGCAGTAGCATTACATTCAATTAGAGTAGGAAACTTTAAAATTGGAGATACAGCATTAGTATTAGGTTCTGGTCCTATAGGATTAGCAACTATAGAATGCTTAAAAGCAGCAGGTGCAAAGTTAGTAGTAGTATTACAAAGAAAATCCATAAGACAAGAATATGCTAAAAGAGCAGGCGCTGATGTTGTATTAGATCCTAATGAAGTTGATATAGCAGAAGAAGTTAAAAAGCTTACAAATGGATTAGGCGTAGATGTAGCATTTGAAACTACAGGAGCTCAAATAGGTTTCGACACAGGTATTAATAGTTTAAAATTCGAAGGAACTATGGTTATAACAAGCATATGGGAAAATGGAGTTACATTTAATCCTAATGCTTTAGTATTTACAGAAAAGAAGATAGTTGGAACATTAGCATATAGACATGAATTTCCAGCAACCATGGCTCAAATGAATGATGGAAGAATAAAAGCAGAAGGATATGTAACTAAGAGAATACACTTAGATGACATAGTAGAAGAAGGATTTGGAGCATTAACAGGTCCAGAAAAGAAGAAACACGTTAAGATATTAGTAACACCAGATAAAGGTCTTTTATAA
- a CDS encoding YoaK family protein has product MFTKDIDVNACKNKHVNTSESVHLGILLAIVGGFLDAYTFVCRGGVFANAETGNIVLVGVEVTKGNFRGALMAFLPILAFIIGVIVAERIKEFEFCIVVVDSHRAILIIEMLVLFIIGFIPTTIPDIFVTTTISFVSSVQISSFRKLVDSPYSTTMCTGNLRSASQAAYMAFRKKDNTYTMKSIRYCIIIISFLVGACLGGVSTLKIGVKSVWISVIVLSCAIVLFTIDEIRFKE; this is encoded by the coding sequence TTGTTTACTAAAGATATAGATGTTAATGCATGTAAAAATAAACACGTTAATACATCGGAATCCGTACATTTAGGAATACTTTTGGCTATTGTGGGAGGATTCCTTGATGCTTATACATTTGTATGTAGGGGGGGGGTTTTTGCAAATGCAGAAACCGGCAATATAGTTTTAGTAGGAGTAGAGGTAACTAAAGGAAATTTTAGAGGAGCTTTAATGGCATTTTTACCTATTTTAGCATTTATAATTGGTGTAATTGTAGCAGAGAGAATAAAAGAATTTGAATTTTGTATTGTAGTTGTAGACAGTCATCGTGCTATTTTAATAATTGAAATGTTGGTACTTTTTATTATAGGATTTATACCAACTACAATTCCTGATATATTTGTAACTACCACCATATCATTTGTTTCATCTGTACAGATATCATCATTTAGAAAATTAGTTGATTCTCCATACAGTACAACTATGTGTACTGGGAATTTAAGAAGTGCTTCACAAGCTGCATATATGGCATTTAGAAAAAAGGATAATACCTACACTATGAAATCAATTCGTTATTGTATAATTATAATTTCTTTTTTAGTAGGAGCATGTTTAGGAGGAGTATCGACTCTGAAAATTGGAGTTAAATCAGTTTGGATTTCTGTAATTGTATTGAGTTGTGCAATTGTATTATTTACTATCGATGAAATAAGATTTAAAGAGTAA
- a CDS encoding GNAT family N-acetyltransferase — translation MLYSDINLQHEVYRDDVFDIAKWLKDEDVAKYLNEKDGITNSLDSLANNSTLPVMTQYFNNNGPFYMIEHKNKSIGYLKIVTKGNNNSAEIVVAIGDKKRWGKGIGTIAVKKALSEAFLKYRFNKVVAKIHKENHRSSKVFKKVGFIENELLEKETKYCLTFNTYISQFSS, via the coding sequence ATGTTATATTCAGATATAAATCTCCAACATGAGGTTTATAGAGACGATGTTTTTGATATTGCAAAATGGTTAAAGGATGAAGATGTAGCTAAATACTTAAATGAAAAAGATGGAATAACAAATAGTTTAGATAGTTTAGCAAACAATTCAACATTACCTGTAATGACTCAATATTTTAATAATAATGGTCCATTTTATATGATAGAGCATAAAAATAAATCAATTGGTTATTTAAAGATTGTTACTAAAGGTAATAATAACAGTGCAGAAATAGTTGTTGCGATTGGCGATAAAAAAAGATGGGGAAAAGGGATAGGAACAATAGCTGTAAAAAAAGCTTTAAGTGAAGCATTTTTAAAGTATAGATTTAATAAGGTTGTAGCTAAAATTCATAAAGAAAATCATAGATCAAGTAAGGTTTTTAAAAAGGTTGGATTTATTGAAAATGAGTTATTAGAAAAAGAAACAAAATACTGTTTAACCTTTAATACTTACATTAGTCAATTTAGTAGTTAA
- a CDS encoding peptidylprolyl isomerase, which produces MSIKSIKKYTKLILLLVFVSSLGLVGCGNLKDNDTKQNAESNSTTEDTYSNTPEVIGNLPLATINVKDYGVIEAVLYPETAPNTVNNFIDLANKGFYNNLKFHRIIKDFMIQGGDPNGDGTGGPGYSIEGEFASNGIPNGLKHTKGVLSMARSQNPNSGGSQFFIMTGDSPHLDGEYAAFGKVVSGFDVLDKIGSVKTKSKDIPKDDVIIESITVDCKGVEYKEPNKK; this is translated from the coding sequence ATGAGTATAAAAAGTATAAAGAAGTATACCAAGTTGATTTTATTATTAGTTTTTGTTAGCTCTTTAGGATTAGTTGGTTGTGGAAATTTAAAAGATAATGATACTAAACAAAATGCTGAGTCAAACTCTACAACAGAAGATACTTACAGTAATACTCCTGAGGTAATTGGCAATCTACCATTAGCAACTATAAATGTTAAAGACTATGGAGTTATTGAAGCTGTGCTGTATCCAGAAACAGCACCAAATACAGTAAATAATTTTATAGATTTAGCTAATAAAGGTTTTTACAATAACCTTAAATTTCATAGAATAATTAAAGATTTTATGATTCAAGGTGGAGATCCAAATGGCGATGGAACTGGAGGGCCAGGCTATTCAATAGAAGGAGAATTTGCATCAAATGGTATACCAAATGGATTAAAGCATACCAAAGGTGTACTATCTATGGCAAGATCACAAAACCCTAATAGTGGAGGTAGTCAGTTTTTTATAATGACTGGAGATTCTCCGCATCTTGATGGAGAATATGCTGCTTTTGGTAAGGTAGTATCAGGTTTTGATGTGTTAGATAAAATAGGCAGTGTAAAAACTAAATCAAAAGATATTCCTAAAGATGATGTGATTATCGAATCAATTACTGTAGATTGTAAAGGTGTAGAATATAAAGAACCAAATAAAAAATAG
- a CDS encoding alpha/beta fold hydrolase: MNKSYSDIITNKTADIYYEVYGNGEPIVFLHGNGENLEYFKNQIEYFSNKYMVIAIDTRGHGKSTKGNIPFDFWLFADDVISVLDSLNIKKVHILGFSDGGNTALHLGLKYHNRIKSLILNGANFNPNGVKFLVQAPVIMEYYISRLFSLFSNKAKNNRDILNLMVSNPKLSEEQLQKIKIPVLVVAGDNDMIKENHTKLISRLIQNSEVNIISNSSHFVASENPKEFNKVVEDFLNKHKI, translated from the coding sequence TTGAATAAATCATATTCCGATATAATTACTAATAAAACAGCTGATATATATTATGAAGTATATGGTAATGGAGAACCAATAGTATTCTTACATGGGAATGGTGAGAATTTAGAGTATTTTAAAAATCAAATAGAATATTTTTCAAATAAATATATGGTTATTGCCATAGATACTCGGGGTCATGGTAAATCTACAAAAGGAAATATACCATTTGATTTTTGGCTATTTGCAGATGATGTGATTTCAGTTTTGGATTCGCTTAATATTAAAAAAGTACATATTTTAGGATTCAGTGATGGTGGCAATACTGCATTGCATTTAGGTTTAAAATATCATAATAGAATTAAATCACTTATTTTAAATGGAGCAAATTTTAATCCTAATGGAGTAAAGTTTTTAGTTCAAGCTCCAGTTATAATGGAATATTATATATCAAGACTTTTTTCGTTATTTTCAAATAAAGCAAAAAATAATAGAGATATTTTAAATTTAATGGTAAGTAATCCAAAGTTATCAGAAGAACAACTTCAAAAAATTAAAATACCTGTATTAGTAGTAGCTGGAGATAATGATATGATTAAAGAAAATCATACTAAACTGATTTCACGACTAATACAAAATTCTGAAGTAAATATTATTTCAAATTCAAGTCATTTTGTTGCATCAGAAAACCCTAAGGAATTTAATAAAGTTGTAGAAGATTTTTTAAATAAACATAAAATATAA
- a CDS encoding nucleotidyltransferase domain-containing protein: MEKIKNLIEDLSKRQEIESIALGGSRATKLNDNNSDYDLYVYLNSDLSKEVRKNILDKYCNYIELNNTYWEVEDDCYLNDGTIIEIIYRSVDEFENELKSVVLDCNAHNGYTTCMWSNINECVVLYDKNNKLKDLKDKYDIKYPKELRRNIIEKNLKLLDGYIPSFSTQIKKAIIRRDIVSINHRITEFLASYFDIIFAVNELQHPGEKRLISICLSSCKYLPKDFEENLEKLLSGNRNKEEVMLIVNKIVDNIKELVLDIK, translated from the coding sequence ATGGAGAAAATTAAAAATTTAATTGAAGACCTTAGTAAAAGACAAGAAATAGAAAGCATAGCTCTTGGAGGCTCAAGAGCTACTAAATTAAATGATAATAATTCAGATTATGATCTATATGTTTATTTGAATTCTGATTTATCTAAAGAAGTTAGAAAGAATATTTTAGATAAATATTGCAATTATATAGAGTTAAATAATACTTATTGGGAAGTTGAAGATGATTGTTATTTAAATGATGGAACAATTATTGAAATTATTTATCGAAGTGTGGATGAATTTGAAAATGAATTAAAATCAGTAGTCTTGGATTGCAATGCACACAATGGATATACTACTTGTATGTGGTCAAATATTAATGAATGTGTAGTTTTATATGATAAAAATAATAAATTAAAAGATTTAAAAGACAAATATGACATTAAATATCCTAAAGAATTAAGAAGAAATATTATAGAAAAAAATCTGAAATTATTAGATGGATATATTCCTTCATTTTCTACGCAAATAAAAAAAGCAATAATTAGAAGAGATATAGTTAGCATAAATCATAGAATTACAGAATTTCTGGCTAGTTATTTTGATATAATTTTTGCAGTTAATGAATTGCAACATCCAGGAGAAAAAAGATTGATTTCAATATGTTTAAGTTCGTGTAAATACTTGCCTAAAGATTTTGAAGAAAATTTAGAAAAACTTCTATCAGGAAATAGAAATAAAGAGGAAGTTATGTTAATTGTAAATAAAATAGTAGATAATATAAAAGAATTAGTTTTAGATATTAAATAA
- a CDS encoding sulfide/dihydroorotate dehydrogenase-like FAD/NAD-binding protein: MYKIVSKRELTNNIFLMDIEAPRVSKSAEPGQFIIIKNDEKGERVPLTIAGYNREEGTVSIVFQTVGKSTQELAQYEVGSYVADFVGPLGQPSEFIHEDLECLKKKKLIFVAGGVGAAPVYPQVKWMHDNGIDVDVIVGSRTKDLLILEEEMKAVAGTLYVATDDGSYGFNGRVTDCLQGLVNEGNKYDHAVVIGPMIMMKFMADLTKKLDIPTTVSLNPIMVDGTGMCGACRVTVGGEIKFACVDGPEFDGHLINYDESMRRQAMYKTEEGKAKLALEEGNTHSHGGCGCRGDK, translated from the coding sequence ATGTACAAGATAGTTAGTAAAAGAGAGCTTACAAATAATATATTTTTAATGGATATAGAAGCTCCAAGAGTATCAAAATCAGCTGAGCCAGGTCAATTTATTATTATTAAAAATGATGAAAAAGGTGAAAGAGTACCTTTAACTATTGCAGGTTATAATAGAGAAGAAGGAACTGTAAGTATAGTATTTCAAACAGTTGGCAAGAGTACACAAGAATTAGCTCAATATGAAGTTGGTTCTTATGTAGCAGACTTTGTTGGACCATTAGGACAGCCAAGTGAATTTATTCATGAAGATTTAGAATGCTTAAAAAAGAAAAAACTAATATTCGTTGCTGGGGGAGTAGGTGCAGCACCTGTTTATCCTCAAGTTAAATGGATGCATGATAATGGAATAGATGTAGATGTTATAGTTGGATCTAGAACAAAAGATTTATTAATATTAGAAGAAGAAATGAAAGCAGTAGCTGGAACTCTTTATGTAGCAACTGATGATGGAAGCTATGGATTTAATGGAAGAGTTACTGATTGCTTACAAGGTCTAGTTAATGAAGGAAATAAGTATGACCATGCAGTTGTTATAGGACCTATGATAATGATGAAATTTATGGCAGATTTAACTAAGAAATTAGATATACCAACTACAGTAAGCTTAAATCCTATAATGGTAGACGGAACAGGAATGTGCGGAGCTTGTAGAGTAACTGTTGGTGGTGAAATTAAATTTGCTTGTGTTGATGGACCAGAATTTGATGGCCACTTAATAAATTACGATGAATCAATGAGAAGACAAGCTATGTATAAAACAGAAGAAGGTAAAGCTAAACTAGCATTAGAAGAAGGTAATACTCATAGTCATGGTGGCTGTGGTTGCAGAGGTGATAAGTAA
- a CDS encoding ketoacyl-ACP synthase III, whose translation MNIKIRAIETEYPENIVNNEFYINHFKEQGKDIHRLLEAFGRKERRIVNNDTDTTLSMGIQASLKVLESANLKGEDIDLIIFSSQFPEYICPTQALIVHNAVKGKNDTIVMDLNVNCLGMLVTLDTASRQLLQNKKLKRALIIGSDYASIHMKRSDELCYPMFADAACAMILEKTDEECGFIDSDYFTDSKKYSAVMYPQCGSSSYYKDTTSYDDMKFGWSECDDDVIDIAVNSINKLLKDNNLNISDISAFCLSQFALPIINGCIDRLRLDSEKVIFVGDKFGYTGTSSPLMAFNDGVKSGKIKRGDYVVFWSIAATRTACSVLYKY comes from the coding sequence ATGAATATAAAGATAAGAGCTATAGAAACAGAATATCCAGAAAATATAGTAAATAATGAATTTTACATAAATCACTTTAAGGAACAAGGAAAAGACATACATAGACTTTTAGAAGCTTTCGGAAGAAAAGAACGAAGAATAGTAAATAATGATACGGATACAACACTTAGTATGGGAATTCAGGCTTCATTAAAAGTATTAGAGAGTGCAAATCTTAAAGGTGAGGATATAGATTTAATTATATTTTCAAGTCAATTTCCAGAATATATATGCCCAACTCAAGCTTTGATAGTACATAATGCTGTAAAAGGTAAAAACGATACTATAGTTATGGACTTAAATGTAAATTGTCTTGGTATGTTAGTAACTCTTGATACAGCCTCAAGACAATTACTTCAAAATAAGAAACTTAAAAGAGCATTAATAATAGGATCAGATTATGCTTCAATTCATATGAAACGTAGTGATGAATTATGTTACCCGATGTTTGCAGATGCAGCATGTGCAATGATTTTAGAAAAAACAGATGAAGAGTGTGGATTTATTGATTCAGATTATTTTACTGATAGTAAAAAATATAGTGCAGTAATGTATCCACAATGCGGTTCATCTTCATATTATAAAGATACTACATCTTATGATGATATGAAATTTGGATGGTCAGAATGTGATGATGATGTGATTGATATAGCAGTAAATTCTATTAACAAATTATTAAAAGATAATAATTTAAATATATCTGATATAAGTGCCTTTTGTCTTTCACAGTTTGCACTTCCTATAATAAATGGATGCATAGATAGATTAAGATTAGATTCAGAAAAAGTTATTTTTGTAGGAGATAAGTTTGGATATACAGGGACAAGCTCACCTCTTATGGCTTTTAATGATGGAGTAAAGAGTGGGAAAATTAAAAGAGGAGATTATGTAGTATTTTGGTCTATTGCAGCAACTAGAACTGCTTGTTCTGTTTTATATAAATATTAA